The Chryseobacterium aureum genome contains a region encoding:
- a CDS encoding L,D-transpeptidase encodes MKKSFLYACLCAFFLVSCKKEIEKISDTFKDTVSSSEVQEAEKDSVKKDSVPVVKKESVPPVMQENGFYNAFVLPKDKKMRDSIYAEYSKKYSVAERTAILALNRLDSKSKWNADTLVVPAKIDTTLMAYSPFPMQLDVLSGVKKFVIFSYPIQAFGVYSNGSLVKWGPTSMGKKTAQTTRGLTFANWKKELAISTVSSEWKLPYNFNIHNLGGIGWHEYTLPGYPASHSCLRLLRKDAKWLYSYADTWILNPGGATTKARGTAVMVFGDYKWGGRKPWRKLLDDPNANNISVEELTRLLEPEVPKMLKEQSNREKVADSIKAAKAAATPIQNEKPVEPQSN; translated from the coding sequence GTGAAAAAATCCTTTCTTTATGCTTGTTTATGTGCTTTTTTTCTTGTTTCCTGTAAAAAGGAAATAGAGAAGATCAGTGATACTTTTAAAGATACTGTTTCTTCTTCTGAAGTTCAGGAGGCAGAAAAGGATTCTGTAAAGAAAGATTCTGTTCCTGTGGTAAAAAAAGAATCTGTTCCGCCTGTTATGCAGGAGAATGGTTTTTATAATGCTTTTGTCCTTCCAAAGGATAAAAAGATGAGAGACTCTATCTACGCAGAATACAGTAAAAAATACAGTGTAGCAGAACGTACCGCTATTTTAGCATTAAACAGACTGGATTCCAAGAGCAAATGGAATGCAGACACCCTGGTAGTTCCGGCCAAAATAGATACAACATTAATGGCTTATTCACCGTTTCCGATGCAGCTGGATGTATTAAGCGGGGTGAAAAAATTTGTCATTTTCTCTTATCCTATACAGGCTTTTGGAGTTTATTCCAATGGAAGCCTTGTTAAATGGGGGCCTACAAGTATGGGGAAAAAAACAGCTCAGACTACCAGAGGACTTACTTTTGCCAACTGGAAAAAGGAGCTGGCCATTTCTACAGTAAGCAGTGAATGGAAACTTCCTTATAACTTTAATATTCATAATTTAGGAGGAATCGGATGGCATGAATATACGCTTCCGGGATATCCTGCTTCACACTCATGTTTGCGATTGCTGAGAAAAGATGCCAAATGGCTGTATTCCTATGCAGATACCTGGATCCTGAATCCCGGTGGTGCTACCACTAAAGCAAGAGGTACAGCAGTAATGGTGTTCGGGGATTACAAATGGGGGGGAAGAAAACCATGGAGAAAACTTCTGGATGACCCTAATGCCAACAATATATCTGTTGAAGAATTAACCAGGCTGCTAGAGCCGGAGGTTCCTAAAATGCTGAAAGAGCAAAGCAACAGAGAAAAAGTAGCAGATTCCATCAAAGCAGCAAAAGCAGCGGCTACACCTATCCAGAATGAAAAACCTGTAGAACCTCAGTCTAACTGA
- a CDS encoding PDZ domain-containing protein gives MKFKLLLLGLFLSIFINAQNSFELINTKKAVIPFKFINNLIFIPINVNGAELTFLLDTGVSETILFSLENKELKLSNVEKVKFSGLGGSISIDGLKSERNTGKIGDEIVNTSMALYIIIDEEFNISPHVGIPVNGVIGYHFFKDHPIYIDYSAKKITVYENEDVLQKKIKRFQEFPITIEKDKPYLYGDVEMTNEKKDSKLLIDLGNSDAIWLFPTLIKNFVYNRPNIEDFLGRGFNGDIYGKRSRIHNFYLGKFKFEKPLTAMPDEFSIQHVNLVENRKGSIGGEIMRRFTVVFDYANKKLYLKKNRYFDDPFHFNMSGLDFKQDGLEWQEDRVKIETQKSAMVTTEVYKDAFQYKFSLKPIFSIAGVRKDSPAYKAGLQKDDRILTINGEQTSDMTLEKIVELMKSNEGRNITMVVQRKNQKLTLGFALEDPIPYQE, from the coding sequence ATGAAATTCAAACTGCTTTTATTGGGATTATTTCTTAGCATTTTTATTAATGCCCAGAATTCTTTTGAATTGATTAATACTAAAAAAGCGGTTATTCCTTTTAAGTTTATCAATAATCTCATCTTTATTCCCATTAATGTTAATGGGGCAGAGCTTACTTTTTTACTGGATACAGGAGTTTCAGAGACCATTCTTTTCAGTCTGGAAAATAAGGAACTCAAGCTGAGCAATGTTGAAAAGGTAAAATTTTCCGGTCTTGGGGGCAGTATCAGTATTGATGGCTTAAAATCTGAACGTAACACAGGCAAAATTGGGGATGAAATTGTGAATACCTCTATGGCTCTTTACATTATTATTGATGAAGAATTTAACATTTCACCCCACGTAGGAATTCCTGTAAACGGCGTGATCGGATATCATTTTTTCAAAGACCACCCTATTTATATTGATTATAGCGCTAAGAAAATAACGGTATATGAAAATGAAGATGTTCTGCAAAAGAAAATAAAAAGATTCCAGGAATTCCCTATCACCATTGAGAAAGATAAACCTTATCTCTACGGTGATGTAGAGATGACGAATGAAAAGAAAGATTCAAAACTGCTGATTGACCTCGGAAACAGTGATGCGATCTGGCTCTTCCCTACGCTTATTAAAAATTTTGTTTACAACAGGCCTAATATTGAAGATTTTCTTGGCCGGGGTTTCAACGGTGATATTTATGGAAAAAGAAGCCGTATACATAATTTTTATCTGGGGAAATTTAAGTTCGAAAAACCGCTTACCGCAATGCCGGATGAGTTTTCTATACAGCATGTTAATTTGGTGGAAAACAGAAAAGGGTCCATAGGCGGAGAAATTATGCGTAGATTTACGGTAGTCTTTGATTATGCGAATAAAAAATTGTATTTGAAGAAAAACCGATATTTTGATGATCCTTTTCATTTTAACATGAGCGGGCTCGACTTCAAGCAGGACGGACTGGAATGGCAGGAAGACCGGGTGAAAATTGAAACCCAGAAATCTGCCATGGTGACAACTGAAGTATATAAAGATGCTTTTCAGTATAAATTCAGTTTAAAACCTATATTTTCCATTGCCGGTGTAAGAAAAGATTCTCCCGCCTATAAAGCCGGCCTGCAGAAAGACGACAGAATTCTCACCATCAATGGAGAGCAGACTTCGGATATGACACTGGAAAAAATTGTAGAGCTCATGAAATCCAATGAAGGCAGAAATATTACCATGGTTGTTCAAAGAAAAAATCAAAAACTGACATTGGGTTTCGCGTTGGAAGACCCAATTCCTTATCAAGAATAG
- a CDS encoding alpha/beta hydrolase, with protein sequence MNLDYLVREPENITSQTPILFMLHGYGSNEQDLFSFRETLPNDWIIVSFRAPRDTQFEGYSWYDINFNDPENFIDVPQAKESLHAVLESMLKIINHYGLTESKTHLCGFSQGGILCYALALKHPELFNYVACLSSYPEEKILDGIVKDKKKLEGLRFFISHGTDDAVIPLEWGRKAADLLYDLSCYFTFREYMSGHGVNQKNYMDLMEFFSK encoded by the coding sequence ATGAATTTAGATTATCTAGTAAGAGAGCCGGAAAATATTACTTCCCAAACTCCCATTCTTTTTATGCTTCACGGCTACGGCAGTAACGAACAGGATCTTTTCAGTTTCAGAGAAACCCTTCCGAATGACTGGATTATTGTAAGTTTCAGAGCACCGCGTGATACTCAGTTTGAAGGATATTCCTGGTATGATATTAATTTCAATGATCCTGAGAACTTTATTGATGTTCCTCAGGCAAAAGAATCTTTACATGCAGTGCTGGAAAGCATGCTGAAGATCATCAACCACTATGGCCTTACGGAAAGCAAAACGCATCTGTGCGGCTTCAGCCAGGGAGGAATACTGTGCTATGCCTTAGCATTGAAACATCCTGAACTGTTTAATTATGTAGCGTGTCTGAGCAGTTATCCTGAAGAGAAAATCCTGGATGGTATTGTAAAGGACAAAAAGAAGCTGGAAGGGCTTCGTTTCTTTATTTCACATGGCACTGATGATGCTGTGATTCCGCTTGAATGGGGAAGAAAAGCGGCAGATCTTCTTTACGACCTTAGCTGTTACTTCACTTTCAGAGAATATATGAGCGGACATGGCGTTAATCAGAAGAATTATATGGACCTGATGGAATTCTTTTCCAAATAA
- a CDS encoding response regulator transcription factor, with product MENEKINIVIVDDHPIVIEGLKLMLNSQPVFNVAGSFASGAETISFIQSEKADVILLDITLPDASGTELCREIKKISPGTSVIMFSNRSERSIIMQCIQNGASGYLLKNTSLDDLVLSIRGALSGDIVFCNETKQIISRPTQKDIPVPRVTKREKQILQMVAQGKTSNMIAEELFLSPLTVDTHRKNLLQKFQARNSTELITLAVQLQLIEE from the coding sequence ATGGAGAATGAAAAAATAAATATCGTCATCGTAGATGACCACCCTATCGTCATCGAAGGGCTGAAACTGATGCTGAACAGCCAGCCTGTTTTTAATGTAGCAGGAAGTTTTGCATCCGGTGCGGAAACAATCAGTTTTATTCAGTCTGAAAAGGCTGATGTCATTCTTCTGGACATTACCCTTCCTGACGCCAGCGGAACAGAACTTTGCCGGGAAATTAAAAAAATATCTCCGGGCACTTCTGTCATCATGTTCAGCAACCGCTCTGAAAGAAGCATTATCATGCAGTGTATACAAAATGGAGCCAGCGGATATCTTCTCAAGAATACTTCTCTTGATGATCTTGTTCTGTCCATAAGAGGTGCGCTTTCCGGAGATATTGTTTTCTGTAATGAAACCAAACAAATCATCAGCCGGCCCACTCAAAAAGATATTCCTGTCCCCAGGGTTACAAAGAGAGAAAAGCAAATTCTACAGATGGTAGCACAGGGAAAAACCAGTAATATGATTGCCGAAGAGCTTTTTTTAAGTCCGTTGACAGTAGATACCCACCGGAAGAATCTGCTTCAGAAATTCCAGGCAAGAAATTCTACAGAACTTATTACCCTGGCAGTACAGCTGCAGTTAATTGAAGAATAA
- a CDS encoding tetratricopeptide repeat-containing sensor histidine kinase, producing MKRFLILLSLFLSFKLQSQQIIPLNEKAYTDSLQSMTRGKLPDPSKATAFFLLSNYYRNSDSVLSKRYLDNGKILVQNHPFLTAKYYYYEGQYNLDRNKKKASVSYQQAIRSLSKFKNEESDFLQALAWYSYGVSQKDKDGYVPLVKMMLEKSIPLVKKYKNSRNLGFLYTQLAVILTYNAQFKKSEEYNDKALEILEKNYPDSAELFFTYLNSANNFCYQAHGDEAEKFLNKAEKLISPYPESSSNAFYYYSKTLLYITRQKNAEALSVIDKGIFYAKKFNQNLLAQMFYFNKYDILKKLKRYKEAKATLEDVLTEKSLAIDLNNRKTFYKQLSLLNEELGNTKEALIWEQKYSRLNDSLNTENVKIEINKLETKFNTAEKERKIAALNAEKNQKDLEVSKKNYYLWGMGLVLLLAFSLLIFLFIIFRKNKKISEQKIKEIKQKEELTLTKAILEGEERERERIARDLHDGLGGMLAGVKINFSTWSSTHLHPEKDQEFYTILGQLDNSVSELRHVARNLMPESLLNFGLETALQDLCGFYSRKNLDIDFQAIDIDRSLPLNIQLNIYRIVQELLANAVKHAGASSILLQCSQSGENFMITIEDNGKGFDQNIEKTTKSMGLRNLKNRVSYLKGKMEINSDQQGTAINIELNIHGE from the coding sequence ATGAAGAGATTTCTTATCCTGCTGAGCCTGTTCCTGTCTTTTAAATTACAATCCCAACAAATCATTCCCCTTAATGAGAAAGCTTATACAGACAGCCTCCAAAGCATGACAAGAGGAAAACTCCCTGATCCTTCAAAAGCCACAGCCTTCTTCCTTTTATCTAATTATTACAGAAACAGTGATTCCGTTTTGAGTAAGAGATACCTTGACAATGGAAAAATTTTGGTTCAAAACCATCCTTTTTTAACTGCAAAATATTATTACTACGAAGGACAATACAATCTGGACAGGAATAAAAAGAAAGCATCCGTTTCTTATCAGCAGGCGATCCGGTCTTTATCAAAATTCAAAAATGAAGAGTCTGATTTTCTTCAGGCGCTTGCCTGGTACAGCTACGGAGTTTCACAGAAGGATAAAGACGGCTACGTCCCTTTGGTTAAGATGATGCTTGAAAAAAGTATTCCACTGGTAAAAAAATATAAAAACAGCAGAAATTTGGGTTTCCTGTACACTCAGCTTGCTGTGATTCTTACGTATAATGCCCAGTTTAAAAAATCAGAAGAATATAATGATAAAGCTTTGGAGATCCTGGAAAAAAACTACCCGGATTCTGCCGAATTGTTTTTTACCTACCTGAATTCTGCCAACAATTTCTGTTATCAGGCCCATGGCGATGAAGCTGAAAAGTTCTTAAACAAAGCAGAAAAACTCATCAGTCCCTACCCGGAATCTTCATCCAATGCCTTTTATTATTACAGCAAAACCCTGCTTTATATTACCAGACAAAAAAATGCAGAAGCACTGTCTGTTATCGACAAAGGAATTTTCTATGCAAAGAAATTTAATCAGAATCTGCTGGCTCAAATGTTTTATTTTAACAAATATGACATTTTAAAAAAGCTTAAAAGATACAAGGAGGCCAAGGCTACGCTGGAAGATGTTCTCACAGAAAAATCTTTAGCCATTGACCTCAATAACAGAAAAACTTTTTATAAGCAGCTTTCTTTGCTTAATGAAGAACTAGGCAATACGAAAGAAGCTCTTATATGGGAGCAGAAATACTCCAGGCTGAATGACAGTCTGAATACAGAAAATGTAAAAATTGAGATCAATAAACTCGAAACTAAATTCAATACCGCTGAAAAAGAAAGAAAAATAGCTGCATTAAATGCTGAAAAAAATCAAAAAGATCTGGAGGTAAGCAAGAAAAACTATTATTTATGGGGAATGGGTCTTGTTTTACTGCTGGCTTTCAGTCTTTTGATCTTCCTGTTTATTATTTTCAGAAAAAATAAAAAAATAAGTGAGCAGAAAATAAAAGAAATTAAGCAAAAGGAAGAATTAACTTTAACCAAAGCGATTCTTGAGGGGGAAGAAAGAGAAAGAGAGCGTATCGCAAGAGATCTTCATGATGGCCTGGGTGGAATGCTTGCCGGTGTGAAAATCAATTTTTCTACCTGGTCTTCCACTCATTTACATCCTGAAAAGGATCAGGAATTTTATACAATCTTAGGGCAGCTGGATAATTCAGTAAGTGAGCTGCGCCATGTCGCCAGAAATTTAATGCCTGAATCCCTGCTTAATTTTGGTTTGGAAACAGCCCTGCAAGATTTATGTGGATTCTATAGCAGGAAAAACCTCGATATTGACTTTCAGGCTATTGATATTGACAGATCATTGCCTTTAAATATCCAGCTTAATATTTACAGAATAGTACAGGAATTACTGGCCAATGCCGTCAAACATGCCGGGGCCAGCAGTATCTTGCTTCAGTGCTCACAATCCGGCGAAAATTTTATGATTACAATTGAAGACAACGGAAAAGGATTTGATCAAAATATTGAGAAAACCACCAAAAGTATGGGACTTCGGAATCTCAAAAACAGAGTCAGCTATCTGAAAGGGAAAATGGAAATCAATTCTGACCAACAGGGAACGGCAATTAATATAGAGCTCAACATCCATGGAGAATGA
- the tyrS gene encoding tyrosine--tRNA ligase, whose protein sequence is MNSFIEELKWRGLFADMMPGTDEQLNKEVTTAYIGFDPTADSLHIGSLIQIKILAHFQLHGHKPIALVGGATGMIGDPSGKSAERNLLDEDTLLHYVDCLKNQLSRFLNFEGNEPNKAELVNNYDWMKNISFLDFAKNIGKNITVNYMMAKDSVKKRLSGEAGVDGMSFTEFTYQLIQGYDFLHLYQNNNVKLQMGGSDQWGNITTGTELIRRKAQGEAFALTVPLITKADGSKFGKSESGENYWLDKKKTSPYKFYQFWLNATDEDAERFIKFYTFLGKEEIDALIEEHKTAAHERKLQKKLAEEVTVWVHGREEYEKALKASEILFGRSTAEDLVSLDEETFLEVFDGVPQKEMAKADVLGINIVDLLSEKSGFLKSKSEAQREIKGNSISVNKQKVNDTFTAHEGDLIDGKFLLLQKGKKSYFIVKVD, encoded by the coding sequence ATGAATTCCTTTATAGAAGAACTGAAATGGCGTGGTCTGTTTGCCGATATGATGCCAGGAACCGATGAACAACTGAATAAAGAGGTAACTACTGCATATATTGGTTTTGATCCTACTGCCGATTCTTTACATATCGGAAGTCTTATCCAGATAAAAATTTTAGCGCATTTCCAGCTGCATGGCCACAAGCCTATTGCTTTGGTAGGAGGTGCTACAGGGATGATTGGCGATCCGTCAGGAAAATCAGCGGAAAGAAACCTTCTGGATGAAGATACTCTTTTACATTATGTTGACTGTTTGAAAAACCAGCTTTCAAGATTTTTAAATTTTGAAGGAAATGAGCCTAACAAAGCTGAGCTGGTGAACAACTATGACTGGATGAAAAATATCTCCTTCCTGGATTTTGCGAAAAATATCGGGAAGAATATCACGGTCAACTATATGATGGCTAAAGATTCTGTGAAGAAGAGACTTTCCGGAGAAGCAGGAGTTGACGGAATGAGTTTCACGGAATTTACTTACCAGTTAATTCAGGGATATGATTTTCTTCACTTATACCAAAACAATAATGTTAAGCTACAAATGGGAGGTTCTGACCAGTGGGGAAATATCACCACAGGAACAGAATTGATCCGTAGAAAAGCCCAGGGTGAAGCTTTCGCATTAACCGTTCCTTTGATTACCAAGGCAGACGGCTCCAAATTCGGAAAATCAGAAAGCGGAGAAAACTACTGGCTGGATAAAAAGAAAACTTCTCCTTACAAATTCTACCAGTTCTGGCTGAATGCTACAGATGAAGATGCGGAAAGATTTATCAAATTCTATACTTTCTTGGGAAAAGAAGAAATTGATGCTTTAATTGAAGAGCACAAAACAGCTGCCCACGAAAGAAAACTACAAAAGAAACTGGCAGAAGAAGTAACCGTTTGGGTTCACGGAAGAGAAGAGTATGAAAAAGCACTGAAAGCTTCTGAAATTCTTTTCGGACGTTCTACAGCTGAAGATCTGGTAAGCCTTGATGAAGAAACTTTCCTGGAAGTTTTTGACGGCGTTCCTCAGAAAGAAATGGCAAAAGCAGATGTTCTGGGAATAAATATTGTGGATCTTCTATCCGAAAAGTCTGGATTCTTAAAATCTAAAAGTGAAGCTCAACGAGAAATTAAAGGGAATTCAATCTCCGTAAATAAACAGAAAGTGAATGATACTTTTACAGCCCATGAAGGTGATCTTATTGACGGAAAATTCTTATTGCTTCAAAAAGGTAAGAAAAGCTACTTTATTGTAAAAGTAGATTAA